From a single Hymenobacter sp. YIM 151500-1 genomic region:
- the ftsZ gene encoding cell division protein FtsZ yields the protein MNFTFDIPAQSRSIIKVIGVGGGGSNAVNHMFSQGIKDVEFVICNTDKQALASSTVPNRLQIGADLTEGLGAGANPERGKQAAIESREQIRELLSNGTKMVFITAGMGGGTGTGAAPVIAKVAKELGILTVGIVTAPFLFEGKKKRQQAEQGIKELSDNCDTVLVILNDKLREIYGNLPIRSAFAKADNVLSTAAKSIAEIITVTADVNVDFEDVKTVMKDSGAAVMGSSITEGENRAQRAAEEALASPLLNNTDIHGAQKILLSIMSGDQAELEMDELTEITEYIQDKAGQNAEVIFGHGIDPTLGQSIRVTVIATGFAREAHNITNVVAREAEAPAAPEPQINLFDKDRQDAPPTPAAPAVPTFGPPPAPEPQPVRFDLETSPAPVGYVPPVVSAPSTPAPDPVLYQQPAPQPTPPVTHHSLGRPSLDARAEERRRRLQELSNGLTNDAIKDQLETPAYLRRQVKLENVVPSSEQNISRFNLSDDNELLGDNRFLHDNVD from the coding sequence ATGAATTTTACTTTCGATATTCCGGCGCAGTCCAGGTCCATCATTAAAGTAATTGGCGTAGGTGGGGGCGGCTCCAATGCCGTGAACCACATGTTCAGCCAAGGCATCAAGGACGTGGAGTTCGTCATCTGCAATACCGACAAGCAGGCCCTGGCTTCATCCACCGTGCCCAACCGCCTGCAAATCGGGGCCGACCTGACCGAAGGGCTGGGCGCCGGTGCCAATCCGGAGCGGGGCAAGCAAGCGGCCATTGAAAGCCGGGAGCAAATCCGGGAGCTGCTGAGCAATGGCACCAAGATGGTGTTCATCACGGCCGGCATGGGCGGCGGTACCGGTACGGGGGCGGCCCCGGTTATTGCCAAAGTAGCCAAAGAGCTGGGCATCCTGACGGTAGGCATCGTGACGGCGCCTTTCCTGTTCGAGGGCAAGAAAAAGCGCCAGCAGGCCGAGCAAGGCATCAAGGAGCTGAGCGACAACTGCGACACGGTGCTGGTCATCCTCAACGACAAGCTGCGCGAGATTTACGGCAACCTGCCCATCCGCTCGGCCTTCGCCAAAGCCGACAACGTGCTAAGCACGGCCGCCAAGTCCATTGCCGAAATTATTACGGTAACGGCCGACGTGAACGTGGACTTTGAAGACGTGAAAACCGTCATGAAAGACTCGGGCGCGGCCGTAATGGGCAGCAGCATTACCGAGGGCGAAAACCGCGCCCAGCGGGCCGCCGAAGAGGCCCTGGCCTCGCCGCTGCTCAACAACACCGACATCCACGGGGCTCAGAAAATCCTGCTCAGCATTATGTCGGGCGACCAGGCCGAGCTGGAGATGGATGAGCTGACTGAAATTACGGAGTACATCCAGGACAAGGCTGGCCAGAACGCCGAGGTGATTTTCGGCCACGGCATCGACCCCACTTTGGGCCAGAGCATCCGCGTCACGGTTATTGCCACCGGCTTTGCCCGCGAGGCGCACAACATTACCAATGTAGTGGCCCGCGAAGCCGAGGCACCCGCCGCCCCGGAGCCGCAAATCAACCTCTTCGACAAAGACCGGCAGGATGCCCCGCCTACGCCGGCCGCGCCCGCAGTGCCCACATTCGGCCCGCCCCCCGCACCCGAGCCCCAGCCCGTACGCTTCGACCTCGAAACGTCGCCGGCGCCGGTGGGCTACGTGCCGCCGGTGGTGTCGGCGCCTTCCACGCCGGCTCCGGACCCGGTGCTGTACCAGCAGCCTGCGCCCCAGCCCACGCCGCCCGTTACGCACCATTCGCTGGGCCGCCCCTCCCTGGATGCCCGGGCCGAGGAGCGCCGCCGCCGCTTACAGGAGCTGAGCAACGGCCTGACCAACGACGCCATCAAGGACCAGCTGGAAACCCCGGCCTACCTGCGCCGCCAGGTGAAGCTGGAAAACGTGGTGCCGTCGTCGGAGCAGAACATCAGCCGTTTCAACCTCTCGGACGACAACGAGCTGCTGGGCGACAACCGCTTCCTGCACGACAACGTGGACTAG
- the ftsA gene encoding cell division protein FtsA has protein sequence MQHDKIVVGLDIGTTKICALVGRKNEFGKLEILGMGKAVSEGVVRGIVSNIDKTVDAIKKAIRQAEEQSGINIGVVNVGIAGQHIKSLQHNGSITRASADNEITQADVERLTSDMYRLVTPPGSQIIHVMPQDYKVDYEEGIMDPVGMSGVRLEGNFHIITAQSTAINNIHKCVMKAGLEIDNLILEPLASSMSVLSEEEKEAGVALIDIGGGTTDLAIFKDGIIRHAAVLPFGGNIVTSDIKQGCLVMQNQAEQLKVKFGKAIAEEASEYEIVSIPGLRDRAPKEISLKNLAYIIEARMEEIVELVYAEIQRLGFQDKLAAGIVLTGGGSQLQNLVQLTEYVTGMDTRIGYPNEHLGKSKIEAVKSPMYATTVGLVLAGYRSIDDRLAPRQDEPEQQYRPAPEARTATPATPAQPTAQQPAQQPEPKKPSGAGKFFQDIISRTKGLLIDDFDDKQY, from the coding sequence ATGCAACACGATAAAATTGTAGTCGGCCTCGACATCGGTACCACCAAAATCTGCGCGCTGGTCGGGCGCAAAAACGAGTTTGGCAAACTCGAAATTCTGGGCATGGGCAAAGCTGTGTCGGAGGGCGTAGTGCGGGGGATTGTATCCAACATCGACAAGACGGTGGACGCCATCAAAAAGGCCATTCGCCAGGCCGAGGAGCAGTCGGGCATCAACATCGGGGTGGTGAACGTGGGCATTGCCGGCCAGCACATCAAGAGCCTGCAACACAACGGCAGCATTACGCGCGCGTCGGCCGATAACGAAATTACCCAGGCCGACGTGGAGCGCCTCACCAGCGACATGTACCGCCTCGTGACGCCGCCCGGCTCCCAGATCATCCACGTCATGCCCCAGGACTATAAGGTGGACTACGAGGAGGGTATCATGGACCCGGTGGGCATGTCGGGAGTGCGGCTGGAGGGCAATTTTCACATCATCACCGCCCAGAGCACGGCTATCAACAACATTCACAAGTGCGTGATGAAAGCCGGGCTGGAAATCGACAACCTGATTCTGGAGCCCCTGGCTTCCAGCATGTCGGTGCTAAGCGAGGAGGAAAAAGAGGCTGGCGTTGCGCTAATTGATATTGGGGGCGGCACTACGGATCTAGCCATTTTCAAGGACGGCATTATCCGGCACGCGGCCGTGCTGCCTTTCGGCGGCAACATCGTGACCTCCGACATTAAACAGGGCTGCCTGGTGATGCAAAACCAGGCCGAACAACTCAAGGTAAAGTTCGGCAAGGCCATTGCCGAGGAAGCCTCCGAGTACGAAATCGTGAGCATTCCAGGCCTGCGCGACCGGGCGCCCAAGGAAATCAGCCTCAAGAACTTGGCTTACATTATCGAGGCCCGGATGGAGGAAATCGTGGAGCTGGTATACGCCGAAATTCAGCGCCTGGGCTTCCAGGACAAGCTGGCGGCCGGTATTGTGCTGACCGGCGGCGGCTCCCAGCTGCAAAACCTGGTGCAGCTCACCGAGTACGTGACGGGCATGGACACCCGCATCGGCTACCCCAACGAGCACCTGGGCAAGAGCAAGATTGAAGCGGTAAAGTCGCCCATGTACGCTACCACGGTGGGCCTGGTGCTGGCCGGCTACCGCTCCATCGACGACCGGCTGGCCCCGCGCCAGGACGAGCCGGAGCAGCAATACCGCCCGGCGCCCGAGGCGCGGACCGCTACGCCTGCCACGCCGGCTCAGCCTACCGCGCAACAACCTGCGCAGCAGCCGGAGCCTAAAAAACCATCGGGAGCCGGCAAGTTTTTCCAAGACATTATCAGCCGTACCAAAGGGTTGCTGATTGATGACTTTGACGACAAACAATATTAA
- a CDS encoding cell division protein FtsQ/DivIB has translation MELKRKANNLLFATACLLLLVGLGAFAAVQQARRPVGGVIVRISNEFNNFFIGEREVTALLTRQGEDRLEGADPASLNLKALEARLKAHSFVKDAQVYRDLAGNLHADVRQNRPIARLVHADSRQDSYLDADGQRLPLSPLFTARVVPVSRLGGQPLPAAFFQDSTGRRYLEFLRYVDENTFWRGQVAEIFIGPNGKISFTQQVGDQRVEFGFPENIPEKFAKLMVFYRQIPPVLGWDTYHRVNVEFKDQIICE, from the coding sequence ATGGAGCTGAAGCGTAAAGCCAATAACCTGCTGTTTGCCACCGCCTGCCTGCTGCTGCTAGTGGGCCTGGGGGCGTTTGCCGCCGTGCAGCAGGCCCGCCGCCCGGTGGGTGGGGTTATCGTGCGCATCAGCAACGAGTTCAACAACTTCTTCATCGGCGAGCGGGAAGTAACCGCCCTGCTGACTCGCCAGGGCGAAGACCGCCTCGAAGGCGCCGACCCCGCCAGCCTGAACCTGAAAGCCCTGGAAGCCCGCCTCAAAGCGCACAGCTTCGTGAAGGACGCCCAGGTGTACCGCGACCTGGCCGGCAACCTGCACGCCGACGTGCGCCAGAACCGCCCCATTGCCCGCCTCGTCCACGCCGACTCCCGCCAGGACAGCTACCTCGACGCCGATGGGCAGCGCCTGCCCTTGTCGCCGCTGTTCACGGCGCGGGTGGTGCCGGTGTCGCGGCTGGGTGGGCAGCCGCTGCCGGCCGCGTTTTTTCAGGACAGCACCGGGCGGCGCTATCTGGAATTTTTGCGCTACGTAGACGAAAATACGTTTTGGCGCGGGCAGGTAGCGGAAATTTTTATTGGGCCCAACGGCAAAATTTCTTTTACCCAGCAAGTCGGCGACCAACGAGTAGAATTTGGCTTTCCAGAGAATATTCCGGAAAAATTTGCAAAACTGATGGTATTTTACCGTCAAATTCCCCCAGTACTGGGCTGGGACACGTACCACCGCGTTAACGTAGAGTTTAAAGATCAAATCATTTGCGAATAA
- the murG gene encoding undecaprenyldiphospho-muramoylpentapeptide beta-N-acetylglucosaminyltransferase: MKLIISGGGTGGHIFPAVAIANEVRRRHPEADILFVGANGRMEMTRVPEAGYPIVGLDIAGLQRSLTPRNLLFPVKVMRAVRKAGKLLEKFRPDAVVGVGGYASAPVLLAATSRGIPSLIQEQNSYAGLVNKLLARRVQRICVAYEGMDKFFPADKLVLTGNPVRTEIADGQRAEALAFFGLNADQSVLLVIGGSLGARTLNQATAAALPHLREAGVQLLWQTGKTYFPEAEKQAAPFATDNLKALEFVRRMDLAYAAADVVISRAGALSVSELCLTGKPSILVPSPNVAEDHQTKNALALTSQDAALLVRDAEAPARLYDEALALLSNPARQQQLSANIRQLARPQATATIVDELLALIRKS; the protein is encoded by the coding sequence ATGAAACTCATCATCAGCGGCGGGGGCACCGGCGGGCACATTTTTCCGGCCGTGGCCATTGCTAACGAAGTCCGCCGCCGCCACCCCGAAGCCGACATCCTGTTTGTGGGCGCCAACGGCCGCATGGAAATGACCCGCGTGCCCGAGGCCGGCTACCCAATTGTGGGCCTGGACATAGCGGGCCTGCAACGCAGCCTGACGCCCCGCAACCTGCTGTTTCCGGTGAAGGTGATGCGGGCCGTGCGCAAGGCGGGCAAGCTGCTGGAGAAGTTTCGGCCCGACGCCGTGGTGGGCGTGGGCGGCTACGCCTCGGCGCCGGTGCTGCTGGCCGCCACGTCGCGCGGCATTCCGTCCCTGATTCAGGAGCAAAACTCCTACGCCGGCCTGGTAAATAAGCTGCTGGCCCGGCGCGTGCAGCGCATCTGCGTGGCCTACGAGGGCATGGACAAGTTTTTCCCTGCCGACAAGCTGGTGCTGACCGGCAACCCCGTGCGCACCGAAATTGCCGACGGGCAGCGGGCCGAAGCCCTGGCGTTTTTCGGGCTGAATGCTGACCAATCGGTGCTGCTGGTCATTGGGGGCAGCCTGGGGGCGCGCACCCTCAACCAGGCCACGGCCGCCGCGCTGCCCCATCTTCGCGAGGCCGGCGTGCAACTGCTCTGGCAAACCGGCAAAACCTACTTCCCGGAAGCTGAGAAACAGGCCGCACCCTTCGCCACTGACAACCTGAAAGCCCTGGAGTTTGTGCGCCGCATGGACCTGGCCTACGCCGCTGCCGACGTGGTGATTAGCCGGGCCGGGGCCTTGTCAGTGTCGGAGCTGTGCCTCACGGGCAAGCCCAGCATCCTGGTGCCCTCGCCCAACGTAGCCGAAGACCACCAAACCAAGAACGCCCTGGCCCTGACCAGCCAGGACGCCGCCCTGCTCGTCCGCGACGCGGAGGCCCCGGCTCGCCTCTACGACGAAGCCTTGGCCCTGCTCAGCAACCCCGCCCGCCAGCAGCAGCTTTCCGCCAACATCCGCCAGCTGGCCCGACCTCAGGCCACGGCTACGATTGTCGACGAGCTGCTGGCTCTTATCAGAAAAAGCTAG
- the murD gene encoding UDP-N-acetylmuramoyl-L-alanine--D-glutamate ligase, with protein MSKIVILGAAESGVGAALLAQAKGHTVFVSDKSPIQERYQQKLQAAGIRFEENQHTLAEILQADEVVKSPGIPEKAPVIQALREKGTPIISEIELAGRYTQAKCIGITGTNGKTTTTLLTYHLLKEAGLNVGLAGNVGYSLAEQIIEDQHEYYVLELSSFQLDDTYEFQPWVSVLLNITPDHLDRYEYSMQKYAEAKLRIMRRQNGSNFFVYNADDEMIGRYFRADNQLVRRLPFGLQERAGLSAFYSAEDLLRVELPGCPPEEISTARSVLIGQHNRQNTLAAVLCARLAGVSKEQIEQSLGTFRNADHRLQLVGEVNGAKFINDSKATNVEAAWFALDGVRQPIVWIAGGTDKGNDYASLLPLAQQKVKALICLGLDNEKLKASFGPVVPHLEETHSITEAVQRAATLAQPGDVVLLSPACASFDLFKNYEDRGRQFAAAVAEL; from the coding sequence ATGTCTAAAATAGTCATCTTAGGAGCAGCAGAGAGTGGGGTAGGGGCGGCGCTGCTGGCCCAGGCCAAGGGCCACACCGTCTTCGTTTCCGACAAGAGCCCAATTCAGGAGAGATACCAGCAGAAACTGCAAGCTGCCGGCATCCGCTTCGAGGAAAACCAGCACACGCTGGCCGAAATCCTGCAAGCCGATGAGGTAGTGAAAAGCCCTGGCATCCCGGAGAAGGCGCCGGTGATTCAAGCCCTGCGCGAGAAAGGCACGCCCATCATTTCCGAAATCGAGCTGGCGGGGCGCTACACCCAGGCCAAGTGCATCGGCATTACGGGCACCAACGGCAAAACCACCACTACGCTGCTCACCTACCATTTGCTGAAGGAAGCCGGCCTGAACGTAGGCCTGGCCGGCAACGTGGGTTACTCCCTGGCCGAGCAGATTATCGAAGACCAGCACGAGTACTACGTGCTGGAGCTAAGCTCTTTCCAGCTCGACGATACCTACGAGTTCCAACCCTGGGTGTCGGTGCTGCTCAACATCACCCCCGACCACCTCGACCGGTACGAGTATTCCATGCAGAAGTACGCCGAAGCCAAGCTGCGCATCATGCGCCGCCAGAACGGCAGCAATTTCTTCGTCTACAACGCCGATGATGAGATGATAGGGCGCTACTTCCGGGCCGATAACCAGTTAGTGCGGCGGCTGCCTTTTGGCCTCCAGGAGCGGGCCGGACTCAGCGCCTTCTATTCCGCCGAAGACCTGCTGCGTGTAGAGCTGCCGGGCTGCCCGCCGGAAGAAATCAGCACGGCCCGCTCGGTGCTCATCGGCCAGCACAACCGCCAGAACACCCTGGCCGCCGTGCTCTGCGCCCGGCTGGCCGGCGTGAGCAAGGAGCAGATTGAGCAGAGCCTGGGCACCTTCCGCAACGCCGACCACCGCCTGCAACTCGTGGGCGAAGTGAATGGGGCCAAGTTTATCAACGACTCCAAAGCCACGAACGTAGAGGCGGCCTGGTTTGCCCTCGACGGCGTGCGCCAGCCCATCGTCTGGATAGCCGGCGGCACCGATAAGGGCAACGACTACGCCTCGCTGCTGCCCCTGGCCCAGCAGAAAGTAAAAGCCCTGATTTGCCTGGGCCTCGACAACGAAAAACTCAAGGCCAGCTTTGGCCCGGTAGTGCCGCACCTGGAAGAAACCCACAGCATAACCGAGGCCGTGCAGCGCGCCGCCACCCTGGCCCAGCCCGGCGACGTCGTGCTCCTGTCCCCGGCCTGCGCCTCCTTCGACCTGTTCAAAAACTACGAGGACCGCGGCCGGCAATTCGCGGCGGCCGTTGCTGAGTTGTAG
- a CDS encoding UDP-N-acetylmuramate--L-alanine ligase encodes MKKHVFFLGIGGIGMSALARWFRANGHSVSGYDKTPTPLTEALAAEGIAVHYEDAVENIPREVRENRDDTLVVLTPAIPKDHQEWAWLREQGYDIRKRSQVLGVLTQGRPTIAVAGTHGKTTTSSMVAHLLHHAGVPCAAFLGGISVNLGSNLLLPKEGIRNEEPQEGASQVKIKNSASLTERNQQPTTNYQPPTTSQVPVVVEADEYDRSFLTLFPDVAIVTSTDADHLDIYGDKDALVESFRQFVEQIKPGGTLIINHTADPSVAQAAPAGVQVIRYGLTPEQGPELYASGITAQGHQFRFALHGPRGSVDGLELAVPGYHNVENMLAAACVAQLHDLTPKQLRAAVAAYRGVKRRFEFILTAGTPEQPRVYVDDYAHHPREIEAFLRSLRALYPGRRLRVIFQPHLFSRTRDFAPGFAESLSLADEVVLMDIYPARELPMPGVTSELILSQITAPQKSLQTREEILQNAQTDTNFDVLATVGAGDIDQLVPRLKNILDIRWNGAEA; translated from the coding sequence GTGAAAAAGCACGTCTTCTTCCTGGGCATTGGCGGCATTGGTATGTCGGCGCTGGCGCGGTGGTTCCGGGCCAACGGCCACTCGGTGAGCGGCTACGACAAAACGCCTACGCCCTTGACTGAAGCGCTGGCCGCCGAAGGCATTGCCGTGCACTATGAGGATGCCGTGGAGAATATTCCACGGGAGGTGCGCGAAAACCGCGACGATACGCTGGTGGTACTCACGCCCGCCATTCCCAAAGACCACCAGGAGTGGGCCTGGCTGCGGGAGCAGGGCTACGACATTCGCAAACGGAGCCAGGTGCTGGGCGTGCTCACGCAGGGCCGGCCCACCATTGCCGTGGCCGGCACCCACGGCAAAACCACCACCAGCAGCATGGTGGCCCACCTGCTTCACCACGCCGGCGTGCCCTGCGCCGCCTTCCTAGGCGGCATTTCGGTAAATCTGGGCTCAAACCTGCTTTTGCCGAAGGAGGGAATTAGAAATGAAGAGCCGCAGGAAGGCGCGAGCCAAGTAAAAATTAAAAATTCAGCCTCACTGACTGAACGGAATCAGCAGCCAACCACCAACTACCAACCACCAACCACCAGCCAAGTCCCCGTCGTTGTCGAAGCCGACGAGTACGACCGGAGCTTTCTGACCCTGTTCCCGGACGTGGCTATTGTCACGAGCACCGACGCCGACCACCTCGACATTTACGGCGACAAAGACGCGCTAGTGGAGTCGTTTCGGCAGTTTGTGGAGCAGATCAAGCCCGGTGGTACGCTCATCATCAACCACACCGCCGACCCCAGCGTGGCTCAGGCCGCACCGGCTGGCGTGCAAGTCATTCGCTACGGCCTCACGCCCGAGCAAGGCCCCGAGCTGTACGCTTCCGGCATCACGGCCCAGGGCCACCAGTTCCGGTTTGCCCTGCACGGCCCGCGCGGTAGTGTCGATGGTCTGGAGCTGGCCGTGCCCGGCTACCACAACGTGGAAAACATGCTGGCCGCCGCCTGCGTGGCCCAGCTCCACGACCTCACACCCAAGCAACTGCGGGCGGCCGTAGCGGCATACCGCGGCGTGAAGCGGCGCTTCGAGTTTATCCTGACGGCCGGCACGCCCGAGCAGCCCCGCGTGTACGTGGACGACTACGCCCACCACCCGCGCGAAATTGAGGCCTTTCTCCGGTCGTTGCGGGCGTTGTATCCGGGCCGCCGCCTGCGCGTGATTTTCCAGCCCCACCTGTTCAGCCGCACCCGCGACTTTGCCCCCGGATTCGCTGAGAGTCTGAGCCTTGCCGATGAAGTGGTGCTCATGGACATCTACCCGGCGCGGGAGCTGCCCATGCCCGGCGTCACGTCGGAGTTGATTTTATCCCAAATAACTGCCCCCCAAAAGTCGTTACAGACGCGCGAAGAAATTTTGCAGAATGCCCAAACCGATACGAATTTTGACGTATTAGCCACGGTAGGGGCGGGAGACATCGACCAGTTGGTGCCTCGTTTAAAGAATATTCTGGATATTCGCTGGAATGGAGCTGAAGCGTAA
- a CDS encoding cytochrome-c peroxidase, with product MKLLGMACGGMYLAACNPNDPDEPQPGPDVVATTPYTLTLPANLPQNVQVPANNSLTQEGVQLGRMLFYEPLLSRTGTQSCGTCHQQSKAFTDGRARALGVDGAEHPRNTMSLANVLWEKTLNWDGAATSLEQQARLPIENPLEMHQSLAEGVRKLQQTERYPPLFRKAFGSASITEDNVLKALAQFERTLISANSRFDKYIRKEGSLTPTERAGAALFNNHPGENGLFIRGGACHHCHISENGLFNSDSFFNNGLDVSFTDLGRAAVTKQAADRGKFRAPSLRNIALTAPYMHDGRFQTLEQVLDHYNEHVRTTSPGVDPNVLLSNTPGGTRLDLTATEKRQLLAFLHTLTDSTFITDKRFSDPFKE from the coding sequence ACCCGGACGAGCCGCAGCCAGGCCCCGATGTGGTGGCTACCACGCCCTACACGCTGACGCTGCCGGCCAATCTGCCGCAGAACGTGCAGGTGCCCGCCAACAACTCGCTGACGCAGGAAGGCGTGCAGCTGGGCCGCATGTTGTTCTACGAGCCCCTGCTGTCCCGCACCGGCACCCAGTCGTGCGGCACCTGCCACCAGCAAAGCAAGGCTTTTACTGATGGCCGGGCCCGAGCCTTGGGCGTGGACGGAGCCGAGCACCCGCGCAATACCATGTCGCTGGCCAACGTGCTGTGGGAGAAAACGCTGAACTGGGACGGCGCAGCTACCAGCCTAGAACAGCAGGCCCGCCTGCCCATCGAAAACCCGCTCGAAATGCATCAGTCGCTGGCCGAAGGGGTGCGTAAGCTCCAGCAAACCGAGCGGTATCCGCCCCTGTTCCGTAAGGCGTTCGGCTCTGCCAGTATTACAGAAGACAATGTGCTCAAAGCGCTGGCGCAGTTTGAACGCACGCTGATTTCAGCCAACTCCCGCTTCGACAAGTACATCCGCAAGGAAGGCTCCCTGACTCCCACCGAGCGGGCCGGAGCGGCGCTGTTCAACAATCATCCGGGCGAAAACGGGCTTTTCATTCGGGGCGGGGCCTGCCACCACTGTCACATCAGCGAAAACGGCTTGTTCAACTCCGACAGTTTCTTCAACAACGGACTGGACGTGAGCTTCACCGACCTGGGCCGGGCGGCCGTAACCAAGCAGGCCGCCGACCGGGGCAAGTTTCGGGCGCCCAGCTTGCGCAACATTGCCCTCACGGCCCCCTACATGCACGACGGCCGCTTTCAGACCCTGGAGCAGGTGCTCGACCACTACAACGAGCACGTGCGAACCACCAGCCCTGGCGTCGACCCCAACGTGCTGCTCTCCAACACCCCCGGCGGCACCCGGCTCGACCTCACCGCCACCGAGAAGCGTCAGCTCCTTGCTTTTCTGCACACGCTCACCGATTCTACTTTCATCACCGATAAGCGGTTTTCGGACCCGTTTAAGGAGTAG
- a CDS encoding FtsW/RodA/SpoVE family cell cycle protein, whose product METITNWLRQNLKGDPVLWGIVLLFSFISIAVVYSATGTLAYKKMGGNTEYFLIKHTGLIFVGLLFMWLAHRIDYRYYSRISLYALLASVPLLLFTYFFGGTTFNDASRWLTIPIINQTFQPSDLAKLALIAHLASMLSRRQQNVNDFKTTLLPVMIWVGIICGLIILSNASTALLLFATCLLLMFIGRVPLKQMAVMVVIGVVVGGIGLASGQRLKTVQSRLESFTDKSKPVPFQLEHAYIAEATGGLFGKGPGKSTERNIMPHPYSDFIYAIIIEEYGLVGGVFVLFLYLAFLYRGLKTVMNSYGAFGGLLSAGLSFSLVLQAMVNMGVAVGLGPITGLPLPLLSMGGTSLIFTGISIGIILAVSRGEREIRPMAGEPDDTPRIPRVSQYA is encoded by the coding sequence ATGGAAACCATTACCAACTGGCTGCGGCAGAACCTGAAGGGCGACCCGGTGCTGTGGGGCATCGTGTTGCTGTTTTCGTTTATCTCTATTGCGGTGGTGTACTCGGCTACGGGCACGCTGGCCTACAAGAAGATGGGCGGCAACACCGAGTACTTCCTCATCAAGCACACGGGCCTGATTTTCGTGGGGCTGCTGTTCATGTGGCTGGCCCACCGCATCGATTACCGCTACTACTCGCGCATCTCGCTCTACGCCCTGCTGGCCTCGGTGCCGCTGCTGTTGTTCACCTATTTCTTCGGGGGCACTACGTTCAACGATGCGTCGCGCTGGCTGACCATTCCCATCATCAACCAAACCTTTCAGCCCTCCGACCTGGCCAAGCTGGCCCTGATTGCGCACCTGGCTTCCATGCTCAGCCGCCGCCAGCAAAACGTCAACGACTTCAAGACCACGCTGCTGCCGGTAATGATTTGGGTGGGCATTATCTGCGGACTGATTATCCTGTCGAACGCCTCCACGGCTCTGCTGCTGTTTGCCACCTGCCTGCTGCTGATGTTTATCGGCCGCGTACCGCTGAAGCAGATGGCCGTGATGGTGGTCATTGGCGTGGTGGTGGGGGGCATCGGGCTGGCCTCGGGGCAGCGCCTGAAAACGGTACAGTCGCGCCTGGAAAGCTTCACCGACAAAAGCAAGCCGGTGCCGTTTCAGCTGGAGCACGCCTACATTGCCGAGGCCACCGGTGGCCTGTTCGGCAAAGGCCCCGGCAAGAGCACGGAGCGCAACATCATGCCCCACCCGTACTCCGACTTCATCTACGCCATCATCATCGAAGAATACGGCCTGGTGGGCGGCGTATTCGTGTTGTTTCTGTACCTGGCCTTTTTGTACCGGGGGCTGAAAACGGTAATGAATAGCTACGGGGCCTTCGGCGGGCTGCTGTCGGCGGGGCTGAGCTTTAGTTTGGTCTTGCAAGCCATGGTAAACATGGGCGTAGCCGTGGGCCTGGGCCCGATTACGGGCTTGCCGCTGCCTTTGCTGAGCATGGGCGGCACCTCGCTTATCTTCACCGGCATCAGCATCGGCATCATCCTGGCCGTGAGCCGTGGCGAGCGGGAAATCCGCCCCATGGCCGGGGAGCCAGACGACACGCCCCGCATCCCGCGCGTGTCGCAATACGCCTGA